A window of Juglans regia cultivar Chandler chromosome 7, Walnut 2.0, whole genome shotgun sequence contains these coding sequences:
- the LOC109020022 gene encoding uncharacterized protein LOC109020022, with protein MVVPGCCTGSGGGGGGRFADIKGLTLQVLLGRRFMMFASLLIMNTAGLSYIFGLYSGEIKSKLGYDQTTLNLISFYKDLGANIGVISGLINEITPPWVVLAMGASFSFFGYFMIWLSVTGRIAKPHVWQMCLYICIGSNSQPFVNTGALVTAIKSIPESRGIVIGVLKGYTGLSGAVITQVYHALYVEDAKSLILLIAWLPSAICLAFLRTIRVIKATRQPNEITLFYNFLYISLCLAGFLMVVIIVEKRVDFTQSEYGGSAAVVLFLLFLPLAVVIMDEYKVWKSKKEALNDPGSLKITTEEATQTKSPVHPPQTGTSTISLAEPGAEKEQVSCWKTMFQPPNRGEDYTILQALFSIDMLVIFIATICGLGGSLTVIDNLNQIGSSLGYPKRSISTFVSLVSIWNYLGRVVAGIASEMFITKYKFPRPLILTLVLLLSCVGHLLIAFNVPNGIYVASVIIGFCFGAQWPLLFSIISELFGLKYYSTLFNFAAVASPIGSYLLNVRVAGHLYDREAEKQMAALGLERKPGEDLNCTGVDCFKLSFIIIAAVTFFGTLVSLILVIRTRKFYKSDIYKKFQEDANHVIENETTMVANGRVRQTELAQRN; from the coding sequence ATGGTGGTTCCCGGATGCTGTACTGGAAGTGGGGGTGGTGGTGGAGGCCGGTTTGCGGACATAAAGGGCCTCACCCTCCAAGTGCTCCTGGGGCGGAGATTCATGATGTTCGCGTCTCTTTTAATCATGAACACTGCTGGCTTGAGCTACATCTTCGGCCTCTACTCCGGCGAGATCAAGTCCAAGCTCGGTTATGACCAAACCACTCTCAATTTGATCAGCTTCTACAAGGACTTAGGCGCAAACATCGGCGTCATCTCCGGCCTTATCAACGAGATCACACCCCCGTGGGTGGTCTTAGCTATGGGCGCGTCTTTCAGCTTTTTTGGCTACTTCATGATCTGGCTCAGCGTCACCGGAAGAATCGCCAAGCCCCATGTCTGGCAAATGTGTTTGTATATATGCATTGGCTCCAATTCACAACCTTTCGTCAACACTGGAGCGCTTGTCACCGCCATAAAGAGCATCCCTGAAAGCCGTGGAATCGTCATTGGTGTTTTGAAGGGTTACACGGGTCTTAGTGGCGCAGTTATCACTCAGGTTTACCATGCTCTCTACGTCGAAGACGCCAAGTCTTTGATTTTGCTCATAGCGTGGCTTCCTTCTGCTATATGTCTGGCTTTCCTTCGAACCATTAGGGTCATCAAGGCTACTCGACAGCCAAACGAGATCACGCTTTTCTATAATTTCCTCTATATCTCGCTTTGTCTTGCGGGGTTTTTGATGGTCGTGATTATAGTAGAGAAAAGGGTCGACTTCACACAAAGTGAGTATGGAGGAAGCGCAGCCGTGGTGCTTTTCTTGCTGTTCCTCCCACTTGCCGTCGTTATTATGGACGAGTATAAGGTTTGGAAGAGCAAGAAAGAAGCTCTGAACGATCCCGGATCATTGAAAATAACTACCGAGGAGGCAACCCAGACGAAGAGCCCTGTCCATCCACCACAAACTGGCACTTCCACAATTTCGCTTGCGGAACCAGGTGCTGAGAAAGAACAAGTTTCTTGTTGGAAGACCATGTTTCAGCCACCGAATAGAGGGGAGGACTATACCATACTACAAGCACTTTTCAGCATCGACATGTTAGTGATATTCATTGCAACAATTTGTGGTCTTGGGGGCTCGTTAACGGTGATAGACAACTTGAATCAAATAGGAAGTTCCTTAGGATACCCGAAGAGAAGCATAAGTACTTTTGTGTCTCTGGTAAGCATTTGGAACTATCTCGGACGTGTCGTCGCAGGTATTGCCTCGGAAATGTTCATAACAAAGTACAAATTTCCTCGCCCTCTCATCCTCACACTGGTCCTCCTCTTATCCTGCGTGGGTCACCTCCTAATTGCCTTTAACGTCCCGAACGGCATCTATGTGGCATCAGTGAttattgggttttgttttggtgCACAATGGCCACTACTCTTCTCGATAATCTCTGAACTTTTTGGGCTTAAGTACTACTCTACGCTGTTCAATTTTGCAGCGGTGGCTAGCCCAATTGGGTCATACTTGCTCAATGTGAGGGTCGCTGGGCATCTATACGATAGGGAGGCAGAGAAGCAGATGGCAGCGTTGGGGCTCGAAAGGAAGCCCGGGGAGGACTTGAACTGCACTGGGGTTGACTGCTTCAAATTGTCTTTCATTATCATAGCCGCCGTGACCTTCTTTGGCACACTTGTTTCGCTCATCTTGGTGATTAGGACCAGGAAGTTCTACAAGAGCGACATTTACAAGAAGTTCCAAGAGGACGCGAATCATGTGATCGAGAATGAAACCACGATGGTTGCAAATGGTCGTGTTCGACAGACAGAATTAGCACAGCGTAACTAA
- the LOC108984541 gene encoding protein NUCLEAR FUSION DEFECTIVE 4-like, whose translation MVVAGPGVGGGGSALRLTDMKGLSLQFITGRWFMVFASFLIMSAAGATYMFGTYSNDIKSVLGYDQTTLNLLSFFKDVGTNVGVLSGLINEVTPPWVVLSIGAVLNFFGYFMIWLAVTKRIATPHVWHMCFYICIGANSQSFANTGSLVPCVKNFPESRGVVLGILKGYAGLSGAIITQIYLAIYGDDAKSLILLIGWLPAAISLAFLRTIRYMKVIRQPNELKVFYNFLYISLSLAGFLMIMIILQKQVTFTQGAYGGSATAVVILLFLPLAVVILEEYKVWNTKKLEMNNAAPLKIITEKLNPDQAAPSAPAAFYGATTNSLPDQPSSEKQVSCWKNVFRPPDRGEDYTILQALFSVDMLILFMTAICGVGGTLTAIDNLGQIGKSYKYPKQSISTFVSLVSIWNYLGRVASGFGSEIVLKKYNFPRPLMLTLTLVLSCAGHLIIAFNVPNGLYAASVIIGFCFGAQWPLIFAIISELFGLKYYSTLYNFGSVASPIGLYLLNVRVTGNLYDKEAEKQMAALGLKREAGKELDCSGVECFKLSFIIITAVTLFGAIVSLLLVLRTRKFYKSDIYKKFREQAAKEAETEMAMATNGAGSS comes from the coding sequence ATGGTAGTTGCCGGACCAGGTGTCGGTGGTGGCGGTTCTGCTCTTCGGTTGACCGACATGAAGGGCCTGAGCCTCCAATTTATCACCGGTCGGTGGTTCATGGTGTTTGCCTCATTTCTCATCATGTCCGCCGCAGGTGCCACCTACATGTTCGGTACCTACTCCAACGACATCAAATCCGTTCTCGGCTATGACCAAACCACCCTCAATTTGCTCAGCTTCTTCAAGGACGTGGGCACTAATGTTGGTGTCCTCTCTGGCCTGATCAACGAGGTCACGCCCCCATGGGTGGTTCTGTCCATTGGTGCAGTCCTCAACTTTTTCGGGTACTTTATGATATGGCTTGCTGTGACCAAAAGAATCGCAACGCCCCATGTTTGGCACATGTGCTTCTACATTTGCATTGGGGCAAACTCGCAGTCTTTTGCCAACACTGGCTCCCTTGTCCCCTGCGTAAAGAACTTCCCGGAAAGTCGAGGCGTTGTGTTGGGGATTTTAAAGGGATACGCGGGTCTCAGTGGCGCTATAATCACACAAATATATCTTGCTATCTATGGGGATGACGCAAAGTCTTTGATTTTGCTTATAGGGTGGCTTCCTGCTGCTATATCTTTAGCTTTTCTTAGAACTATTCGGTACATGAAGGTCATTCGGCAGCCGAACGAACTCAAAGTGTTCTACAATTTCCTCTATATTTCACTCAGTCTTGCAGGTTTTTTGATGATTATGATCATACTACAGAAACAAGTGACGTTCACGCAGGGTGCGTATGGTGGCAGCGCCACGGCAGTGGTTATCTTACTCTTTCTCCCACTTGctgttgttattttggaagaGTATAAAGTTTGGAACACCAAGAAACTAGAGATGAATAATGCAGCACCCTTGAAAATAATCACTGAGAAGCTGAACCCAGATCAGGCCGCCCCATCTGCACCAGCAGCGTTTTACGGTGCCACAACAAATTCACTCCCCGATCAACCGAGCTCTGAAAAGCAAGTTTCTTGTTGGAAAAATGTATTCAGGCCGCCAGACAGAGGGGAGGATTACACCATACTCCAAGCACTTTTCAGCGTTGACATGCTAATTCTTTTCATGACAGCAATTTGTGGTGTTGGGGGAACGTTAACGGCCATAGACAACTTGGGACAGATTGGGAAATCATACAAGTACCCAAAGCAAAGCATAAGCACTTTCGTGTCGCTCGTGAGCATCTGGAATTATCTTGGACGGGTAGCCTCGGGATTTGGCTCAGAAATTGTTCTAAAAAAGTACAACTTCCCTCGGCCCCTCATGCTCACTCTGACCCTCGTATTATCATGTGCTGGTCATCTTATAATCGCGTTCAACGTCCCAAACGGACTTTACGCAGCATCGGTTATCattgggttttgttttggtgCACAATGGCCATTAATTTTCGCAATAATTTCTGAACTTTTTGGCCTCAAGTATTACTCTACTTTGTACAATTTTGGGTCGGTGGCCAGCCCTATCGGACTATATTTGCTCAATGTGAGAGTCACCGGGAATTTATACGACAAGGAGGCTGAGAAGCAAATGGCAGCATTGGGGCTGAAAAGGGAAGCTGGGAAGGAGTTAGATTGTAGTGGGGTCGAATGCTTCAAGTTGTCTTTCATTATAATTACGGCGGTGACTTTATTCGGTGCAATTGTATCGCTCCTTTTGGTGCTCCGGACAAGGAAGTTCTATAAGAGTGACATTTATAAGAAGTTCCGGGAACAGGCAGCTAAGGAGGCCGAGACGGAGATGGCAATGGCCACAAATGGTGCTGGATCATCGTAG
- the LOC108984538 gene encoding uncharacterized protein LOC108984538, with amino-acid sequence MVVPGCCGSRGGGGGRFADMKGLTLQVLLGRRFMMFASLLIMNTAGLSYIFGLYSGEIKSKLGYDQTTLNLISFYQDLGANIGVISGLINEITPPWVVLAMGASFSFFGYFMIWLSVTGRIAKPHVWQMCLYICIGSNSQPFVNTGALATAIKSIPESRGLVIGVLKGYTGLSGAIITQVYHALYVDDAKSLILLIAWLPSAICLAFLRTIRVIKATRQPNEIRLFYNFLYISLCLAGFLMVVIIVEKRVDFTQSEYGGSAAVVLFLLFLPLAVVIMDEYKVWKSKKEALNDPGSLKITTEEATPTKSPVHPPQTGTSTISLAEPGAEKEQVSCWKTMFQPPN; translated from the coding sequence ATGGTGGTTCCCGGATGCTGTGGAAGTCGGGGTGGTGGTGGAGGCCGGTTTGCGGACATGAAGGGCCTCACCCTCCAAGTGCTCCTGGGGCGGAGATTCATGATGTTCGCGTCTCTTTTAATCATGAACACTGCTGGCTTGAGCTACATCTTCGGCCTCTACTCCGGCGAGATAAAGTCCAAGCTCGGTTATGACCAAACCACTCTCAATTTGATCAGCTTCTACCAGGACTTGGGGGCAAACATCGGCGTCATCTCCGGCCTTATCAACGAGATCACACCCCCGTGGGTGGTCTTAGCTATGGGCGCGTCTTTCAGCTTTTTTGGCTACTTCATGATCTGGCTCAGCGTCACCGGAAGAATCGCCAAGCCCCATGTCTGGCAAATGTGTTTGTATATATGCATTGGCTCCAATTCACAACCTTTCGTCAACACTGGAGCGCTTGCCACCGCCATAAAGAGCATCCCTGAAAGCCGTggactcgtcattggtgttttAAAGGGTTACACGGGTCTTAGTGGCGCAATTATCACTCAGGTTTACCATGCTCTCTACGTCGATGACGCCAAGTCTTTGATTTTGCTCATAGCGTGGCTTCCTTCTGCTATATGTCTGGCTTTCCTTCGAACCATTCGGGTCATCAAGGCTACTCGGCAGCCAAACGAGATCAGACTTTTCTATAATTTCCTCTATATCTCGCTTTGTCTTGCGGGGTTTTTGATGGTCGTGATTATAGTAGAGAAAAGGGTCGACTTCACACAAAGTGAGTATGGAGGAAGCGCAGCCGTGGTGCTTTTCTTGCTGTTCCTCCCACTTGCCGTCGTTATTATGGACGAGTATAAGGTTTGGAAGAGCAAGAAAGAAGCTCTGAACGATCCCGGATCACTGAAAATAACTACCGAGGAGGCAACCCCGACGAAGAGCCCTGTCCATCCACCACAAACTGGCACTTCCACAATTTCGCTTGCGGAACCAGGTGCTGAAAAAGAACAAGTTTCTTGTTGGAAGACCATGTTTCAGCCACCGAATTGA
- the LOC118348964 gene encoding uncharacterized protein LOC118348964 encodes MLVIFIATICGLGGSLTVIDNLNQIGSSLGYPKRSISTFVSLVSIWNYLGRVVAGIASEMFITKYKFPRPLILTLVLLLSCAGHLLIAFNVPNGIYVASVIIGFCFGAQLPLLFSIISELFGLKYYSTLFNFAAVASPIGSYLLNVRVAGHLYDREAEKQMAALGLKRKPGEDFNCTGVDCFKLSFIIIAAVTFFGTLVSLILVIRTRKFYKSDIYKKFREDANHVIETETTMAANGHVRQ; translated from the coding sequence ATGTTGGTGATATTCATTGCAACAATTTGTGGTCTTGGGGGCTCGTTAACGGTGATAGACAATTTGAATCAGATAGGAAGTTCCTTAGGATACCCGAAGAGAAGCATAAGTACTTTTGTGTCTCTGGTAAGCATTTGGAACTATCTCGGACGTGTCGTCGCTGGTATTGCCTCGGAAATGTTTATAACAAAGTACAAATTTCCTCGCCCTCTCATCCTCACATTGGTCCTCCTTTTATCCTGCGCGGGTCACCTCCTTATTGCTTTTAACGTCCCGAACGGCATCTATGTGGCATCAGTGAttattgggttttgttttggtgCACAATTGCCACTACTCTTCTCGATAATCTCTGAACTTTTTGGGCTTAAGTACTACTCTACGCTGTTCAATTTTGCAGCGGTGGCTAGCCCAATTGGGTCATACTTGCTCAATGTGAGGGTCGCTGGGCATCTATACGATAGGGAGGCAGAGAAGCAGATGGCAGCGTTGGGGCTCAAAAGGAAGCCCGGGGAGGACTTCAACTGCACTGGGGTTGACTGCTTCAAATTGTCTTTCATCATCATAGCCGCCGTGACCTTCTTTGGCACACTTGTTTCGCTCATCTTGGTGATTAGGACCAGGAAGTTCTACAAGAGCGACATTTACAAGAAGTTCCGAGAGGACGCGAATCATGTGATCGAGACTGAAACCACGATGGCTGCAAATGGTCATGTTCGACAGTGa